From a region of the Chloroflexota bacterium genome:
- a CDS encoding ABC transporter permease, whose amino-acid sequence MSMLLQQFVGRLFSGLVVLWMVSMLAFLIIHMAPGDPARMLLSASGLDAPPAEAVAEKRRELGLDRPLLSQYASWLGAVVQGDFGVSYRSGKPVWLMYRERLPATLLMAGLALTVSLSIAIPLGLISAIKRHSLLDHAAQFLAVIGAAIPGFWIALVLILVFAAKLRWLPALGSATFKGMVLPAIVLALPNIALTSRLVRATTLDVLNQQYIVTARAKGRSEYGLLFGHALPNVAASLITPISLELAFLLTGTVIIETVFAYPGVGRMAVEAALVGDMPVLGLAVLIAGGIYVIANWCADLGMAALDPRLRQNTAN is encoded by the coding sequence ATGAGCATGCTATTGCAGCAATTTGTGGGGCGCTTGTTCAGCGGGCTAGTGGTCTTGTGGATGGTCAGCATGTTGGCATTTTTGATCATCCATATGGCCCCAGGTGATCCAGCGCGGATGTTGTTGAGCGCCAGCGGCCTTGATGCACCACCAGCCGAAGCTGTGGCAGAAAAACGGCGTGAGCTAGGGCTTGATCGTCCGCTGCTCAGCCAATATGCCAGTTGGCTCGGCGCGGTGGTACAAGGCGATTTTGGAGTTAGCTATCGTTCGGGCAAGCCAGTTTGGCTGATGTATCGCGAACGTTTGCCCGCCACCTTACTGATGGCGGGCTTGGCGCTCACGGTTTCGCTGAGCATTGCCATTCCCTTGGGATTAATCAGTGCCATCAAGCGCCATAGTTTGTTGGATCATGCGGCGCAATTTTTGGCCGTGATTGGTGCGGCAATTCCTGGCTTTTGGATTGCGCTGGTATTGATTTTGGTGTTTGCGGCCAAATTGCGTTGGTTGCCAGCCCTAGGCAGCGCCACATTTAAAGGCATGGTGCTGCCAGCAATCGTTTTAGCCTTGCCGAATATAGCGCTAACCTCACGTTTGGTACGCGCAACCACCCTAGACGTGCTGAATCAACAGTATATCGTCACGGCTAGGGCTAAAGGGCGCTCTGAATATGGTTTGCTCTTTGGGCATGCCCTTCCTAACGTTGCAGCTAGCTTAATCACCCCAATCAGCCTAGAATTGGCCTTTTTGCTAACTGGCACGGTAATTATTGAAACAGTATTTGCCTATCCTGGGGTTGGGCGGATGGCGGTCGAGGCAGCCTTGGTCGGCGATATGCCAGTTTTGGGCTTGGCAGTCTTGATCGCAGGGGGAATTTATGTTATCGCTAACTGGTGCGCTGACCTCGGCATGGCAGCGCTTGACCCACGGCTCCGTCAAAACACCGCCAATTAA
- a CDS encoding ABC transporter permease translates to MLSLTGALTSAWQRLTHGSVKTPPIKQAEQRSKPQLSRIGKLAASGLLFMLMAVIVGPWLWQVDPIAQNIGQRLAPPSLSHPFGSDQFGRDMLARILVGGRWSLFGAGFVCLGTSCLGLVLGSCCALGPRWLDYLLSRITETFQAIPPVLLALALSAILSRSFSNLLLALILTNWTWYARMYRALILKELAMPYIEGAQAIGVKPPAILLRHVLPNLFGSMVVIATTNFGSVILNLSALSFIGFGLNPPTPEWGNLINESRAFFQREPRLMIIPGLCIATTVLWLNLLGNALRDHLDRYQGVRD, encoded by the coding sequence ATGTTATCGCTAACTGGTGCGCTGACCTCGGCATGGCAGCGCTTGACCCACGGCTCCGTCAAAACACCGCCAATTAAGCAGGCGGAGCAACGCAGCAAACCACAACTGAGCCGTATCGGCAAATTAGCCGCTAGCGGGTTGTTGTTTATGTTGATGGCGGTGATCGTTGGCCCATGGCTCTGGCAGGTTGATCCGATCGCGCAGAATATTGGGCAACGCTTAGCCCCACCATCATTGAGCCATCCCTTTGGCAGCGATCAATTTGGGCGTGATATGCTCGCCCGAATCTTGGTTGGCGGGCGTTGGTCGTTGTTTGGGGCAGGCTTCGTTTGCCTTGGCACAAGCTGTTTAGGCTTGGTATTGGGGTCATGTTGCGCTTTGGGGCCGCGCTGGCTCGATTATCTACTGAGCCGAATTACCGAAACCTTCCAAGCCATTCCACCAGTGTTACTGGCCCTCGCTTTGAGCGCAATTCTCTCGCGGTCGTTTAGCAATTTATTGTTGGCGCTGATTCTGACCAACTGGACGTGGTATGCCCGAATGTATCGCGCCTTGATTCTCAAAGAATTAGCAATGCCCTACATCGAAGGTGCGCAAGCAATTGGCGTAAAACCACCAGCGATTTTGCTGCGTCATGTGCTGCCCAACCTGTTTGGGTCGATGGTCGTGATTGCCACAACCAATTTTGGCAGTGTGATTTTGAATCTTTCGGCCTTATCGTTTATTGGCTTTGGCCTCAACCCACCAACCCCTGAATGGGGCAATTTAATCAATGAATCACGGGCATTTTTTCAACGCGAACCACGGCTGATGATCATTCCAGGCCTGTGCATTGCCACAACCGTGCTATGGCTCAACTTGCTTGGCAATGCCCTGCGCGATCATTTGGATCGCTATCAAGGGGTCAGGGATTAG
- a CDS encoding NAD(P)/FAD-dependent oxidoreductase, with product MEYDLIVIGAGIAGLSAAALLANDGYRVLVLEAHIEPGGCASSYQRKRPNGEHYIFDVGATVFAGFRPGGAHYWLGQKLGLTWPIRPLNPAMQVWLPDLRVTRWGDARWIAERQRLCPSQAWEAEQFWLEQEHLAEVAWRFAGRMPAMPPESLADLGQLLTTIRPEMLGLLPALPRTVKHALNRHKVDDRRIRTFIDGQLLISAQSSHAECAWLYGAVALDLARIGTYYVEGGAWNLAKTLEQALLKAGGEIRYRQKVSQIQTDRGQVVGLTTVQGERFRAKQVIANTTVWDLAELIDQPPSWMLRRTIKAVPQGWGAATLYLGIDEAAIPQGLAEHHQIIANYDQALGEANSVFISLHPADDGSRAPAGQRAMTVSTHTDVGRWWHWRQTDPARYRAEKIAMAERMLDTVALALPAIRQHIRYQQIGTPVSFARYTQRKRGMVGGLPQWRSISGLLSLGPQAARINGLWLVGDSTFPGQSTAAVTQSAIQVYQKIRARDER from the coding sequence ATGGAATATGATCTGATTGTGATTGGCGCAGGCATCGCGGGCTTGTCTGCTGCCGCCCTCTTAGCCAACGATGGCTACCGAGTTTTAGTGCTAGAGGCGCATATCGAGCCTGGTGGCTGTGCTTCTTCCTATCAACGTAAACGCCCCAATGGCGAACACTATATTTTTGATGTTGGTGCAACCGTTTTTGCAGGCTTTCGGCCTGGCGGTGCGCATTATTGGCTTGGGCAAAAATTAGGCTTAACCTGGCCAATTCGCCCGCTCAATCCAGCGATGCAAGTTTGGTTGCCCGATCTGCGGGTGACCCGTTGGGGTGATGCGCGCTGGATCGCCGAGCGCCAGCGGTTGTGCCCCAGCCAAGCATGGGAAGCTGAGCAATTTTGGCTTGAACAAGAGCATTTGGCCGAGGTAGCTTGGCGCTTTGCTGGTCGCATGCCGGCGATGCCGCCCGAATCATTGGCTGATCTTGGTCAGTTGCTAACCACAATTCGGCCTGAGATGCTTGGTTTATTGCCAGCCCTGCCGCGCACGGTTAAGCATGCACTCAATCGACATAAGGTGGATGATCGACGAATTCGCACATTTATTGATGGTCAATTGTTGATTAGTGCCCAAAGTAGCCATGCCGAATGTGCTTGGCTCTACGGAGCAGTGGCGCTCGATTTGGCGCGAATTGGTACCTATTATGTTGAGGGTGGCGCATGGAATTTAGCCAAAACCCTCGAACAAGCCTTGCTCAAGGCTGGCGGCGAGATTCGCTATCGCCAAAAAGTAAGTCAAATTCAGACCGATCGAGGGCAAGTGGTTGGGCTAACCACTGTGCAGGGCGAGCGTTTTCGCGCAAAGCAGGTTATTGCTAACACGACGGTTTGGGATTTGGCTGAGCTAATCGATCAGCCACCAAGTTGGATGCTCCGTCGAACGATCAAGGCTGTGCCGCAAGGTTGGGGCGCGGCAACGCTCTATTTGGGCATCGACGAAGCCGCAATTCCCCAAGGTTTGGCTGAGCATCATCAAATTATTGCCAACTACGATCAAGCTCTTGGCGAGGCCAATAGTGTGTTTATTTCGTTGCATCCTGCTGATGATGGTTCGCGTGCGCCCGCTGGCCAACGAGCAATGACCGTTTCAACCCATACTGATGTTGGGCGCTGGTGGCATTGGCGGCAAACTGATCCAGCTCGCTATCGTGCTGAAAAAATAGCGATGGCGGAGCGCATGCTTGATACCGTGGCGTTGGCGCTGCCCGCAATTCGCCAACATATTCGCTATCAACAAATCGGTACGCCGGTTTCGTTTGCCCGCTATACTCAGCGCAAACGCGGTATGGTTGGTGGCTTGCCGCAATGGCGTTCGATTTCGGGCTTGCTTAGTTTGGGGCCACAAGCGGCACGCATTAATGGCTTGTGGTTGGTAGGGGATAGTACCTTTCCTGGTCAAAGCACCGCTGCCGTGACCCAAAGTGCAATTCAGGTCTATCAAAAAATTCGCGCGAGGGATGAACGTTAG
- a CDS encoding response regulator: MVGAAFRPKPTIVAPAQAKVMVIEDNADSMDLALLLLRERVHVAYCNARASGEAFFNWLSSPQVQQNPSLGMLDLILLDIRIPRENGYMVLQKLHVLPDFKRTKIVAMSAYSSREDVERMRAAGFDGFVAKPVSIKTFPDYIVRILRGEAIWDIY; the protein is encoded by the coding sequence ATGGTAGGCGCTGCTTTTCGGCCCAAACCAACCATCGTCGCTCCAGCTCAGGCCAAAGTTATGGTCATTGAAGATAATGCAGATAGCATGGATTTGGCACTGTTGCTGCTGCGTGAACGGGTTCATGTGGCCTATTGTAACGCTCGTGCCTCGGGCGAGGCCTTTTTCAATTGGTTGAGTTCGCCGCAAGTTCAACAAAATCCCTCCCTTGGCATGCTCGACTTAATTTTACTGGATATTCGCATCCCGCGAGAGAATGGTTATATGGTGCTGCAAAAGTTACACGTGTTGCCCGATTTTAAGCGCACCAAAATTGTAGCCATGTCGGCGTATAGCAGCCGTGAAGATGTTGAACGGATGCGGGCAGCTGGCTTTGATGGCTTTGTAGCAAAACCGGTTTCAATTAAAACTTTCCCTGATTATATTGTACGAATTTTGCGCGGCGAAGCGATTTGGGACATTTATTAA
- a CDS encoding sigma-70 family RNA polymerase sigma factor, with amino-acid sequence MHDTMTSTTLYAACFEQDSLAQHEAYTTLWNMLYRVAYAMLHEYPDGDAITTDCTQKALIKIHRNIEQCQNPATFREWCMQIVRRTVLDELRRPEHRRRASMPDAEHGPWVAPIETLQLDDLRAILNEVIEEGPLSARSRRVVVGRYFSEQNDDILAQTESELAQKPVLASHIQVTRAKNLAALRRDPALIARLREFVEEG; translated from the coding sequence ATGCACGATACTATGACGAGCACAACACTCTATGCTGCCTGCTTTGAACAAGATTCATTGGCCCAGCACGAGGCCTATACCACACTTTGGAATATGCTCTATCGTGTGGCTTATGCCATGCTCCACGAGTACCCCGATGGCGACGCAATTACTACTGATTGCACCCAAAAAGCCTTGATCAAAATTCATCGCAACATCGAGCAATGCCAAAATCCAGCCACATTTCGCGAATGGTGCATGCAAATTGTGCGACGCACCGTGCTCGATGAATTACGCCGACCAGAACATCGCCGCCGCGCCAGCATGCCCGATGCTGAACATGGCCCATGGGTTGCCCCAATCGAAACCTTGCAACTTGATGATCTCCGCGCTATCTTAAACGAGGTGATCGAGGAAGGACCGCTCAGCGCCCGTTCGCGGCGAGTGGTGGTTGGGCGCTATTTTAGCGAACAAAATGATGATATTTTGGCTCAAACTGAAAGCGAATTGGCGCAAAAGCCCGTCTTGGCTTCGCATATTCAAGTAACTCGCGCCAAAAATTTGGCAGCCTTACGCCGCGACCCAGCATTAATCGCCCGTTTACGCGAATTTGTTGAAGAAGGATAG
- a CDS encoding CHAT domain-containing protein, which yields MTAFDADSTYLAVLLVFEPFDPELWPLLAPAAPSVEQLQAAGWLRASAAGLSLPAERREQLQSQFDSASIRAAYQQLIAAELRLSNNQPALAIRLFADLRTFAELLIRQAPHELADVVNQIPADLAPTTADRQLLEYYRGLAAGLRDQYAEACTLLSQLLAQPDLEPMIRGRALNSDATFARYSGNYDRALANYQASFALWEAQADPVRQAYVLLNEGSLRYHLQEYRAAERCLNSSLATLQAQNLLYPQALVLINLGLLARDRGNWAQALSHFEQAEAILQAENATDFLGRIANNLGELALLQGQYQAAREHFEQALAQMSSRVYHIDAYLNYGLAWHVEGMFEQAETAYRQALDLVESVERQEIAALVWFRLGQVAAARNDHQQAEQHYLQAIELIEAMRAPILAESLQISLMGRWQQVYEGAVAAYLAQSKVEAAFVMAEKARARALNDLLARNGQTNQAIGTIPSLSELQQSLAQGSLMLDYMTIGAVGPEASLLAALPASAKALRSLLIQPAATWLFAITAEQAQAFNCQIDPNILLATSPFQCDGRRFLRPAILQRLQQRLLLPAQAYLQQAQQVVIVPHGALHHVPWNALLLGELQLDLPVTTIPSAASYLQLSQRPSSQATEACGALSYAGGVEPALVHTHAEAEAAVQALGGQHYPLPVPNIQHELGNYRIVHIACHGVFVLDQPLASWLQFGPEQTVSALEILTTWQLAADLVVLSACQSGVSEIVRGDEPFGLVRAFLAVGARAVLVTLWPVDDVASAVLMKLFYQALQSGAAPAEALRQAVQQIRSMPQTQVTMPLAPSQQTEYPFADPHYWAGYQLIGVGNSISTVKPATSAV from the coding sequence ATGACTGCTTTCGATGCCGATTCGACCTATCTCGCAGTACTGTTGGTGTTTGAGCCATTTGATCCTGAATTATGGCCGCTACTGGCTCCGGCTGCGCCAAGCGTCGAGCAACTTCAAGCGGCTGGTTGGTTGCGAGCGAGCGCCGCTGGATTAAGTTTGCCTGCCGAGCGGCGTGAACAGCTACAATCCCAGTTCGATTCGGCCAGCATTCGCGCGGCCTACCAGCAATTAATCGCTGCTGAGCTGAGATTAAGTAACAATCAACCAGCGCTTGCTATTCGTTTATTTGCCGATCTGCGAACCTTTGCCGAGTTGCTGATTCGTCAAGCGCCGCATGAACTAGCCGATGTGGTTAATCAAATTCCAGCTGATTTAGCGCCAACTACTGCTGATCGTCAACTGCTTGAGTATTACCGTGGCCTCGCTGCTGGCCTGCGTGATCAATATGCAGAGGCATGTACGTTGCTCAGTCAATTATTGGCGCAACCAGATTTGGAGCCGATGATTCGCGGGCGGGCGCTCAACTCCGATGCCACGTTTGCCCGCTACAGTGGCAATTATGATCGGGCGTTGGCCAATTATCAAGCAAGTTTTGCGCTGTGGGAAGCCCAAGCTGATCCGGTGCGCCAAGCCTATGTGCTGCTCAATGAAGGTAGTTTGCGCTACCATTTGCAAGAATATCGTGCTGCTGAACGCTGCTTGAATAGCAGTTTAGCAACCTTGCAAGCCCAAAATTTATTGTATCCCCAGGCTTTGGTGTTGATTAACCTTGGGTTGTTGGCACGTGATCGTGGCAATTGGGCGCAGGCCTTAAGCCATTTTGAGCAGGCCGAAGCGATTTTGCAAGCCGAAAATGCCACCGACTTTTTGGGGCGCATCGCCAATAATTTAGGTGAATTAGCCTTATTGCAGGGTCAATATCAAGCTGCCCGCGAGCATTTTGAGCAAGCCCTAGCCCAGATGAGCAGTCGGGTTTATCACATCGATGCCTATTTGAATTATGGTTTGGCCTGGCATGTTGAGGGCATGTTTGAGCAAGCTGAAACCGCCTATCGCCAAGCGCTCGATCTGGTGGAAAGCGTTGAGCGCCAAGAAATTGCCGCTTTGGTCTGGTTTCGGTTGGGCCAAGTTGCGGCGGCTCGCAATGATCATCAGCAAGCCGAGCAGCATTATTTGCAAGCAATTGAGCTGATCGAGGCGATGCGTGCACCCATTTTGGCCGAAAGCTTGCAAATTAGTTTGATGGGGCGTTGGCAACAAGTCTACGAAGGGGCGGTGGCGGCCTATCTCGCTCAATCCAAGGTTGAAGCTGCCTTTGTCATGGCTGAAAAAGCCCGTGCCCGCGCACTCAACGATTTGCTGGCCCGCAACGGCCAAACCAACCAAGCAATTGGGACAATTCCTAGCCTGAGTGAGTTGCAACAAAGTTTGGCGCAGGGCAGCCTGATGCTCGATTATATGACGATTGGCGCGGTTGGGCCTGAGGCCAGTTTATTGGCGGCCTTGCCTGCGAGTGCCAAAGCCTTGCGCAGCTTGCTAATTCAGCCTGCGGCAACCTGGCTATTTGCGATTACTGCTGAGCAAGCTCAAGCCTTCAATTGCCAAATCGACCCAAATATTCTGCTAGCGACCTCACCATTTCAGTGTGATGGACGACGCTTTTTGCGCCCGGCAATTTTGCAGCGCTTGCAGCAACGTTTGCTTTTGCCAGCCCAAGCCTACTTACAACAGGCGCAACAGGTGGTTATCGTGCCGCATGGAGCTTTGCATCATGTGCCGTGGAATGCCCTGTTGTTGGGCGAACTTCAACTTGATCTGCCAGTAACTACCATTCCAAGCGCTGCTAGCTATTTGCAATTGAGCCAACGCCCATCGAGCCAGGCGACCGAGGCTTGTGGGGCATTAAGTTACGCTGGTGGGGTTGAACCAGCCTTGGTGCATACGCATGCCGAGGCTGAAGCAGCAGTCCAGGCACTTGGCGGCCAGCATTATCCACTGCCAGTTCCCAATATTCAACACGAACTTGGCAATTATCGCATTGTGCATATTGCCTGCCATGGCGTGTTTGTGCTCGACCAACCTTTGGCTTCATGGCTGCAATTTGGCCCTGAGCAAACCGTCTCGGCCTTGGAGATATTAACCACTTGGCAATTGGCCGCTGATTTGGTGGTGTTGAGTGCTTGCCAAAGCGGTGTGAGCGAAATTGTGCGGGGCGACGAGCCATTTGGTTTGGTGCGGGCATTTTTGGCAGTTGGCGCACGTGCGGTGTTGGTCACACTGTGGCCAGTTGATGATGTGGCCAGTGCGGTCTTGATGAAGCTATTTTATCAAGCCTTGCAAAGCGGTGCTGCTCCCGCCGAGGCCTTACGCCAAGCAGTGCAACAGATTCGCAGCATGCCTCAAACACAGGTAACTATGCCGCTTGCTCCAAGCCAGCAGACAGAGTACCCGTTCGCTGATCCGCATTATTGGGCGGGCTATCAGTTAATTGGCGTTGGCAACTCGATTTCTACCGTCAAGCCAGCCACATCAGCCGTTTGA
- a CDS encoding ABC transporter ATP-binding protein/permease, producing MKAWQLMLRLIRYRPAIYGFGVLIWSIFFISPLLPGLINRAIFDQLSGAAPAVFGIWTLLALLITTEISRRLLTQLGTAMDITVQYNIAGLLRKNMLKRILAQPGAQALYTSSSAAINNFRDDVEEILTFSIWLLDVFGNVLFSLIALGILLQINQQVTLIILVPLLIVVSAFTVANQRIQRYRQASRAATSKVSDFLGEMFGATQAIKVANAETAVIGHFQQLNDQRRQFMVKDRAFTALLSSVYANTISLGTGMILLLAGEAMRTGNFSVGDFSLFVYYFSMVTRLPSLIGLLLTHYKQAGVSFQRMQQLLKDAAPSALVEHGSIRPDQQLDFSPASALPALQRLDISNLSYCYPNSQAGIKAIDFRLERGQFVVVTGKVGSGKTTVLRALLGLVPAHGTILWNDQPIEQPAEQLIPPNCAYTAQVPRLLSSSLHDNLSLGLNLSANELQQALETSVLAPDLQHMPAGLATELGSRGVRLSGGQLQRAALARMLVRSSELMIVDDCSSALDVTTEQQLWQGLRQRPTTWLVVSHRRAVLQLADWVIVMDAGQIAAQGPLNDLLETSSAMRELWQAEPINHYTLSLAANALPIGGNK from the coding sequence ATGAAAGCTTGGCAATTAATGCTGCGTTTGATCCGCTATCGGCCAGCAATCTATGGCTTTGGGGTCTTGATTTGGAGCATATTTTTTATCTCGCCCTTGCTGCCTGGCCTGATCAATCGGGCAATTTTCGACCAACTCAGTGGCGCGGCTCCAGCGGTATTTGGCATCTGGACGCTCTTAGCCCTCCTGATCACCACTGAGATTAGCCGCCGTTTATTGACCCAACTTGGAACCGCGATGGATATTACGGTGCAATACAACATTGCAGGGTTGTTGCGCAAAAATATGCTCAAGCGGATTTTGGCTCAGCCAGGTGCCCAAGCCTTGTATACCTCATCGAGTGCAGCGATCAACAATTTTCGCGATGATGTTGAGGAAATTTTGACCTTTAGCATTTGGCTGCTTGATGTATTTGGTAATGTGCTGTTCAGCCTGATTGCGCTGGGAATCCTGTTACAAATCAATCAACAGGTAACCTTGATTATTTTGGTTCCATTGCTGATCGTGGTTTCGGCCTTTACCGTTGCCAATCAGCGGATTCAGCGCTATCGTCAGGCCAGCCGCGCCGCAACGAGTAAAGTTTCCGATTTTCTGGGCGAAATGTTTGGGGCAACCCAAGCGATCAAAGTGGCGAATGCTGAAACTGCGGTAATCGGCCATTTTCAACAACTCAACGACCAACGTCGCCAGTTTATGGTCAAAGATCGGGCGTTCACCGCCTTGCTCAGCTCCGTTTACGCCAACACAATTAGTCTTGGCACGGGAATGATTTTGTTGCTCGCAGGCGAGGCAATGCGTACTGGCAATTTTAGTGTTGGTGATTTCTCGCTGTTTGTCTATTATTTTTCAATGGTTACCCGTTTGCCCTCACTGATTGGCTTATTGTTGACCCACTACAAACAGGCTGGAGTTTCGTTCCAGCGAATGCAACAGCTATTAAAGGATGCAGCGCCAAGCGCTTTGGTTGAACATGGCTCGATTAGGCCCGATCAACAGCTGGATTTTAGCCCAGCCAGCGCCTTACCAGCACTGCAACGGCTTGATATAAGCAACTTAAGCTATTGCTACCCCAACAGCCAAGCTGGTATCAAAGCGATTGATTTCAGGCTTGAGCGTGGCCAATTTGTGGTAGTTACCGGCAAAGTTGGCTCAGGCAAAACCACCGTATTGCGGGCCTTGCTTGGTTTAGTGCCAGCCCATGGCACAATTCTCTGGAATGATCAGCCGATCGAACAACCTGCCGAGCAACTCATTCCCCCAAATTGTGCTTATACCGCGCAAGTGCCGCGCTTATTGAGCAGCTCGCTGCACGATAATTTGAGCCTAGGGCTAAATTTGAGTGCTAATGAATTACAACAGGCGCTTGAAACGAGTGTATTAGCGCCAGATTTACAGCATATGCCCGCAGGCCTAGCGACCGAACTTGGTTCGCGGGGCGTGCGCTTATCGGGCGGTCAACTACAACGAGCAGCTTTAGCGCGAATGTTAGTGCGTTCGAGCGAGTTGATGATCGTTGATGATTGTTCGAGTGCCTTAGATGTGACCACCGAGCAACAACTTTGGCAAGGCCTCCGCCAGCGCCCAACCACATGGCTGGTTGTTTCGCATCGCCGCGCCGTCCTTCAGCTTGCCGATTGGGTGATTGTTATGGACGCTGGTCAGATTGCAGCCCAAGGACCACTAAACGATCTACTTGAAACATCGTCAGCTATGCGCGAGCTTTGGCAAGCTGAGCCAATTAATCACTATACGCTGTCATTGGCAGCCAATGCATTGCCCATTGGTGGCAACAAATAA
- a CDS encoding ABC transporter ATP-binding protein/permease, whose translation MQFPLARYRRLLATYLKPQRGRVLGLGCLVFLGIGLQLLNPQIMRQFLDSALAAQPLEQLTKLALLFMGIAFGQQLLALGAVYLSEQIGWTATNALRADLTAHCLRLDSSFHNQKTPGELIERIDGDITTLANFFTQFIIQLLGNGLLLLGIIVALALEDWRVAVGLIVCVAAAISLLQKMQRVGVPLWGESRQASAELFGFLEERLAATEDIRSSGARNYVMQQLYRQMLVLYRKTRKAELATAWLYNAGQSMFIIASGLGLGIGIYLYQQQQTTIGGVYIITAYIGLLTTPLEQILRQIQEFQKASASILRIDELRQQQPAIVDGTGPTIPQQALDLRFEQVSFGYNADTPVLRALSFELPAHQILGVLGRTGSGKTSLIRLLLRLYEPHQGTIRLGGIDIRNTSLVDLRRSIGFVTQDVQLFHASVRDNLSFFDQTIADQQLLAALETLGLTNWLNSLEHGLDTLIKPNGLSAGQAQLLAFARILLKDPQLIILDEASSRLDPASEAIVERALDRLLAGRTAIIIAHRLATLQRADAILVLDAGTIREFGSRQALLQNPQSQYSQLLQRDLTEVFA comes from the coding sequence ATGCAGTTTCCGCTAGCGCGTTATCGTCGTTTACTGGCAACCTATCTCAAGCCACAGCGTGGGCGGGTGCTCGGCTTAGGATGCTTGGTTTTTCTGGGCATTGGCTTGCAATTGCTTAATCCGCAAATTATGCGCCAATTTTTAGATTCGGCGCTCGCTGCTCAACCTTTGGAGCAACTGACCAAACTGGCATTGCTCTTTATGGGCATCGCCTTTGGACAACAACTTTTAGCGCTCGGTGCGGTTTATTTGAGCGAGCAAATTGGCTGGACCGCAACGAATGCCTTACGCGCCGATTTGACCGCCCATTGTCTGCGCTTAGATAGTAGTTTTCACAATCAAAAAACACCAGGCGAGCTAATCGAGCGCATCGACGGCGATATTACGACCTTAGCCAACTTTTTTACTCAGTTTATTATTCAATTGCTGGGCAATGGCTTGTTGCTGTTGGGGATTATTGTGGCCTTGGCTTTGGAAGATTGGCGAGTTGCGGTTGGCTTGATCGTCTGTGTTGCGGCGGCGATCAGCCTGTTGCAAAAAATGCAACGGGTTGGTGTGCCACTCTGGGGCGAATCACGCCAGGCTAGTGCTGAGCTGTTTGGCTTTTTAGAAGAACGCTTGGCGGCAACCGAAGATATTCGCTCAAGCGGCGCACGCAATTATGTGATGCAACAGCTCTATCGCCAAATGCTCGTGCTCTATCGCAAAACTCGTAAAGCTGAGCTAGCCACCGCTTGGCTCTATAACGCTGGTCAATCGATGTTTATTATTGCTAGTGGCTTGGGCTTGGGCATTGGTATCTACCTGTATCAACAGCAACAAACCACCATCGGCGGCGTGTATATCATCACTGCCTATATTGGCTTGCTCACCACGCCGCTCGAGCAAATTTTACGCCAAATTCAGGAGTTTCAAAAAGCCAGCGCCAGCATTTTGCGCATCGATGAATTGCGTCAACAGCAACCTGCAATCGTTGATGGCACTGGCCCAACGATCCCGCAACAAGCACTTGATCTGCGGTTTGAGCAAGTTTCATTTGGCTATAACGCCGATACGCCAGTCTTGCGAGCGCTTTCGTTTGAATTACCTGCCCACCAGATTTTAGGCGTGTTAGGGCGAACTGGTAGTGGTAAAACAAGCCTGATTCGGCTTTTGTTACGCTTGTATGAACCACATCAAGGCACAATTCGCTTAGGTGGCATCGATATTCGCAACACCAGTTTAGTCGATTTGCGCCGCTCGATTGGCTTTGTGACCCAAGATGTGCAACTGTTTCATGCTAGCGTTCGCGACAACCTGAGCTTTTTCGATCAGACCATTGCTGATCAGCAATTGCTGGCTGCCTTAGAAACCCTCGGCCTAACCAACTGGCTTAACAGCCTTGAACATGGCCTCGACACACTGATCAAGCCAAATGGGCTTTCGGCGGGTCAGGCTCAGCTCTTGGCATTTGCACGAATTTTGCTCAAAGACCCCCAATTAATTATCCTCGATGAGGCTTCATCACGGCTTGACCCAGCGAGTGAGGCGATTGTCGAACGCGCCTTAGATCGGCTGTTGGCAGGCCGCACCGCGATTATTATCGCCCATCGCTTGGCAACCTTACAACGCGCCGATGCGATTTTAGTGCTCGATGCTGGCACAATTCGCGAGTTTGGCTCACGTCAAGCCCTGTTACAAAACCCTCAATCGCAGTATAGCCAACTGCTACAACGTGACTTAACCGAGGTGTTCGCATGA